One window from the genome of Glycine soja cultivar W05 chromosome 12, ASM419377v2, whole genome shotgun sequence encodes:
- the LOC114379468 gene encoding TPR repeat-containing thioredoxin TTL1-like: MSRSSGKPVSEVVGIDATFADRFRDALTCDDGSNNNNNINKPDFRELDLGSPVSPLRTTRGPAASSSSSSSGSFSGRTGPTRKPESAQNNSNTNTHTHSLSNNNNSGELSGSSENSPTARKPGHRRSDSGSALVPLIYSGQTATSPAMNVLPTGNICPSGKILKAGMMANRSSRTSRSDVLGSGMGNYGHGSIMRGGGKVEPASSRGGGGGNETVKKGGHVQSVDPEELKRLGNECYKRGNFADALSLYDRAIAMSPASAAYRSNRAAALTGLGRLGESVRECEVAVRLDPNYGRAHQRLASLFLRLGQVENARKHLCYPGMQPDPSEMQRLQVVEKHISKCGDVRRVGEWKSVLREVDAAVAAGADSSPQLFMCRAEAFLKLHQIDDAESILLSIPKSELQTNSSSQARFFGMLSEAYSYFVRAQIEMALGRFENAVTAAEKASQIDSRNVEVAVLLNNVRMVARARVRGNDLFKSERYTEACSAYGEGLRLDPSNSVLYCNRAACWFKLGQWEQSIEDSNQALHIQPNYTKALLRRAASNSKLERWEEAVKDYEILRRELPNDNEVAESLFHAQVALKKSRGEEVYNLKFGGEVEEVSGLEQFRAAISLPGVSVVHFEVASNLQCKQIWPFVNTLCGRYPSINFLKVDIQQSPTVATAENVRIVPTFKIYKNGSRVKEIVCPSRDMLEHSVRHYSF, translated from the exons ATGTCGCGTTCGTCGGGGAAGCCGGTTTCCGAGGTGGTCGGCATAGACGCCACCTTCGCCGATCGGTTCCGCGACGCGCTCACCTGCGACGAcggcagcaacaacaacaacaatattaaCAAGCCCGACTTCCGAGAACTCGATCTGGGCTCGCCGGTCTCGCCATTGCGGACCACGCGCGGGCCTGCCGCCAGTAGCAGCTCCAGCTCCTCGGGCTCCTTCTCGGGCCGAACCGGGCCCACCCGCAAGCCTGAATCGGCTCAAAATAATAGCAACACCAACACTCACACTCATAgtctcagcaacaacaacaactccgGTGAACTTTCTGGTTCAAGTGAGAACAGCCCCACCGCGCGTAAACCGGGTCACAGGAGATCTGACTCCGGATCTGCGCTGGTGCCGTTGATATACTCCGGTCAGACGGCGACTTCGCCGGCCATGAATGTTCTTCCGACCGGGAACATTTGTCCATCTGGGAAGATCTTGAAGGCGGGGATGATGGCGAATCGGAGTAGCAGAACTAGTAGAAGCGATGTTTTGGGGTCGGGGATGGGAAACTACGGCCACGGAAGCATAATGCGTGGCGGAGGGAAGGTGGAGCCGGCGAGTTCTCGCGGCGGCGGCGGTGGGAATGAGACGGTGAAGAAAGGGGGGCACGTGCAGAGTGTGGATCCGGAAGAGTTGAAGAGGTTGGGGAACGAGTGTTACAAAAGGGGGAACTTTGCTGATGCGTTGAGTCTCTATGATCGCGCGATTGCGATGTCGCCGGCGAGTGCCGCTTACCGGAGCAACCGCGCGGCGGCGCTGACGGGCCTCGGACGGTTGGGTGAGTCTGTGAGGGAATGTGAGGTGGCTGTGAGGTTGGATCCTAATTATGGAAGGGCTCATCAGCGTTTGGCTTCTCTTTTCCTCAG GTTGGGACAAGTTGAGAATGCAAGGAAGCACCTTTGTTATCCTGGGATGCAGCCAGATCCGTCTGAGATGCAGAGGTTGCAAGTGGTGGAAAAGCATATCAGCAAATGTGGGGATGTACGGAGGGTTGGGGAATGGAAGAGTGTTCTCAGGGAAGTTGATGCTGCTGTTGCTGCTGGAGCGGATTCTTCGCCTCAG CTCTTTATGTGTAGAGCAGAAGCGTTTTTGAAGCTCCACCAGATTGATGATGCGGAATCAATTTTGTTGAGTATTCCCAAATCAGAGCTGCAAACTAATTCCTCTTCTCAGGCAAGGTTTTTTGGGATGCTATCAGAGGCTTATTCCTATTTTGTCAGAGCTCAGATTGAGATGGCATTGGGAAG GTTTGAGAATGCAGTTACAGCTGCTGAGAAAGCAAGTCAGATTGATTCCCGGAATGTTGAAGTTGCTGTTTTGCTCAACAATGTGAGGATGGTGGCAAGGGCTCGAGTGCGCGGAAATGATCTTTTTAAATCTGAAAGGTACACTGAGGCTTGCTCGGCATATGGGGAAGGTTTGAGACTGGACCCTTCGAATTCTGTTCTATATTGCAATAGAGCAGCTTGTTGGTTTAAGCTTGGGCAATGGGAACAGTCAATTGAAGACTCCAACCAAGCTTTACATATCCAACCAAATTACACCAAGGCCCTTCTTCGAAGAGCTGCATCAAACAGTAAg CTAGAAAGGTGGGAAGAAGCAGTCAAAGATTATGAGATCTTGCGGAGAGAACTTCCAAATGACAATGAAGTTGCTGAATCTCTTTTCCATGCACAAGTTGCCCTAAAGAAATCACGAGGGGAAGaagtatataatttaaaatttggtggTGAAGTGGAAGAAGTCTCAGGTCTTGAGCAGTTTAGAGCTGCAATTTCTTTACCAG GTGTATCTGTTGTCCATTTTGAAGTTGCATCTAACTTGCAATGCAAACAAATATGGCCATTTGTCAATACACTATGTGGTCGATATCCATCTATTAACTTCCTCAAG GTGGACATTCAGCAAAGCCCAACAGTTGCAACTGCAGAGAACGTTCGGATTGTACCGACCTTCAAGATATACAAAAATGGCAGCCGGGTGAAGGAAATCGTATGCCCTAGTCGCGACATGTTGGAACACTCTGTGAGGCATTACAGCTTTTAG
- the LOC114380427 gene encoding ubiquitin-conjugating enzyme E2 36-like isoform X2, producing MRYFNVMILGPTQSPYEGGVFKLELFLPEEYPMAAPKVRFLTKIYHPNIDKLGRICLDILKDKWSPALGIRTVLLSIQALLSAPNPDDPLSENIAKHWKSNEAEAVETAKEWTRLYASGA from the exons ATGCGGTATTTCAATGTGATGATCCTTGGCCCGACTCAGTCGCCATATGAAG GGGGAGTTTTCAAGTTGGAATTATTTTTGCCAGAAGAATATCCAATGGCTGCTCCAAAG GTTAGGTTTCTGACAAAAATATATCATCCGAACATTGATAAG CTTGGCAGGATATGTCTTGACATTCTGAAAGATAAGTGGAGTCCTGCCCTTGGGATTCGCACTGTACTTTTGAG TATTCAAGCTCTTCTAAGTGCACCTAACCCAGATGATCCACTTTCTGAGAACATTGCCAAGCATTGGAAATCTAATGAGGCCGAGGCTGTTGAAACAG CCAAGGAATGGACCCGGTTATATGCTAGTGGCGCTTGA
- the LOC114380427 gene encoding ubiquitin-conjugating enzyme E2 36-like isoform X1, translated as MANSNLPRRIIKETQRLLSEPAPGISASPSEDNMRYFNVMILGPTQSPYEGGVFKLELFLPEEYPMAAPKVRFLTKIYHPNIDKLGRICLDILKDKWSPALGIRTVLLSIQALLSAPNPDDPLSENIAKHWKSNEAEAVETAKEWTRLYASGA; from the exons ATGGCCAACAGTAACCTCCCTCGAAGAATCATCAAG GAAACGCAGCGTTTGCTCAGTGAGCCAG CGCCTGGAATTAGTGCGTCCCCTTCGGAGGACAATATGCGGTATTTCAATGTGATGATCCTTGGCCCGACTCAGTCGCCATATGAAG GGGGAGTTTTCAAGTTGGAATTATTTTTGCCAGAAGAATATCCAATGGCTGCTCCAAAG GTTAGGTTTCTGACAAAAATATATCATCCGAACATTGATAAG CTTGGCAGGATATGTCTTGACATTCTGAAAGATAAGTGGAGTCCTGCCCTTGGGATTCGCACTGTACTTTTGAG TATTCAAGCTCTTCTAAGTGCACCTAACCCAGATGATCCACTTTCTGAGAACATTGCCAAGCATTGGAAATCTAATGAGGCCGAGGCTGTTGAAACAG CCAAGGAATGGACCCGGTTATATGCTAGTGGCGCTTGA
- the LOC114380317 gene encoding AAA-ATPase At3g50940-like — translation MSNSTTLISAVASLAASAMLIRSITNDFIPLEILDFFYSKIYYLSRQFSSQLTIIIEEFQGVSRNQVYEAAEVYLGTKATLSALRVKASKSEDDKKLAFSVDRDEDISDDYEGVQVKWKLSCEILEPYGSRHSNDRNANFKSEVRSYELSFHKKHKEKIFNSYLPYVLERAKDIKQENMEVKLHTIEYDCYWNGNSVKFSHPMTFKTLAIDAELKREVVSDLDKFVKGKEFYKRTGKAWKRGYLLYGPPGTGKSSLIAAMANYLNYDIYDLDLTIVTNNNDLKNLLLGMSNRSILVFEDIDCSIKLQNREEEEEEQKKGDNNKESKVTLSGLLNVIDGLWSCCGEERIIIFTTNHKERLDPALLRPGRMDMHIHLSYCTFSAFKQLVLNYLGISQHKLFEQIEGLLGEVNVTPAEVAGELTKSSGTRDPLQDLVNFLHSKKMVESDTIIDQC, via the exons ATGTCAAATAGCACTACACTTATATCTGCAGTGGCATCTCTTGCAGCCTCAGCTATGCTAATCCGAAGCATTACCAACGATTTCATTCCTCTTGAAATCCTAGACTTCTTTTACtccaaaatttattatctttctCGTCAATTTTCCTCCCAACTTACCATTATCATTGAAGAATTTCAAGGGGTGTCTAGAAATCAAGTGTATGAGGCTGCAGAAGTCTATCTAGGCACTAAAGCCACTCTCTCAGCTCTAAGAGTTAAAGCAAGCAAATCCGAGGATGACAAAAAGCTTGCATTCAGTGTAGATAGAGATGAAGACATTAGTGATGATTATGAAGGAGTTCAGGTGAAGTGGAAACTTAGCTGTGAGATTCTTGAGCCTTATGGCAGTAGACATTCTAATGATAGGAATGCCAATTTTAAGTCAGAAGTGAGATCCTATGAGCTAAGCTTTCACAAGAAACACAAGGAGAAGATATTCAATTCATATTTGCCATATGTGTTGGAGAGAGCCAAGGATATCAAGCAGGAGAACATGGAAGTGAAGCTCCACACAATTGAATATGATTGCTATTGGAATGGAAATAGTGTCAAATTTAGCCACCCCATGACTTTCAAAACTCTGGCAATTGATGCAGAGCTCAAGAGGGAAGTGGTGagtgatttggacaagtttgTGAAAGGGAAAGAGTTCTATAAAAGAACTGGGAAAGCTTGGAAACGTGGTTACCTCTTGTATGGCCCTCCAGGCACTGGCAAGTCTAGTCTTATTGCAGCCATGGCCAATTATCTCAACTATGATATCTATGATTTGGATCTCACCATTGTCACTAATAACAATGACTTAAAGAATTTGCTCCTAGGCATGTCCAACCGTTCCATACTTGTGTTTGAGGACATTGACTGCTCCATAAAGCTGCAGAaccgagaagaagaagaagaagaacaaaagaaaggagaTAATAATAAAGAGAGTAAG GTGACACTTTCAGGGCTCTTGAATGTAATAGATGGCCTTTGGTCATGCTGTGGAGAGGAACGGATTATTATTTTCACAACCAATCACAAAGAAAGGCTGGATCCTGCTCTGCTGAGGCCAGGGAGGATGGACATGCACATCCACTTGTCATACTGCACCTTTTCTGCTTTCAAACAATTGGTCCTCAACTACCTTGGCATTTCACAACACAAACTCTTTGAACAAATTGAGGGGCTTCTAGGAGAAGTGAATGTGACACCTGCAGAAGTTGCGGGAGAGCTAACAAAGAGCTCTGGTACTAGAGATCCCCTCCAAGACCTCGTCAATTTCCTCCACAGCAAGAAAATGGTGGAGAGCGACACTATAATTGACCAATGTTAG
- the LOC114380524 gene encoding 14-3-3-like protein D isoform X2, which yields MVDAMKKVAKLDVELSVEERNLFSVGYKNVVGSRRASWRILSSIEQKEESKGNELHVKRIRDYRNKVELELSNICSDIMIVLDEHLIPSTNIAESTVFYYKMKGDYYRYLAEFKAGNEKKEVADQSLKAYETASTTAESELQPTHPIRLGLALNFSVFYYEIMNSPERACHLAKQAFDDAVSDLDTLNEDSYKDSTLIMQLLRDNLTLWTSDIPEEGEDQKMESTTRGEDELGR from the exons ATGGTGGATGCCATGAAGAAGGTGGCGAAGCTGGACGTTGAATTGAGTGTGGAAGAGAGGAACCTGTTCTCTGTTGGGTACAAGAATGTGGTGGGGTCACGGAGAGCTTCATGGAGGATCTTGTCATCGATAGAGCAGAAAGAGGAGTCAAAAGGGAATGAGTTGCATGTTAAGCGTATCAGGGATTACAGGAACAAGGTGGAGTTGGAGCTGTCCAACATTTGCAGTGACATTATGATAGTTTTAGATGAGCATCTTATTCCATCCACTAATATTGCGGAGTCCACGGTGTTTTATTATAAGAT GAAAGGAGACTATTACCGGTATTTGGCAGAATTCAAGGCTGGtaatgaaaagaaagaggtgGCAGATCAGTCACTTAAAGCATATGAG ACAGCTTCTACCACTGCTGAGAGTGAACTACAACCTACACATCCTATTCGTTTGGGTCTGGCTCTAAATTTCTCTGTGTTTTATTATGAGATAATGAATTCACCTGAAAG GGCCTGCCATCTTGCAAAGCAAGCCTTTGATGATGCTGTCTCAGACCTGGATACCCTGAATGAGGATTCTTACAAGGACAGTACCTTGATTATGCAGCTGTTGAGGGATAACCTTACTTTATGGACTTCTGATATCCCCGAAGAGGGTG AGGACCAAAAAATGGAAAGCACAACCAGGGGAGAAGATGAGTTAGGCCGCTAG
- the LOC114380524 gene encoding 14-3-3-like protein D isoform X1 yields MTQPAMATFSKERENFVYVAKLAEQAERYDEMVDAMKKVAKLDVELSVEERNLFSVGYKNVVGSRRASWRILSSIEQKEESKGNELHVKRIRDYRNKVELELSNICSDIMIVLDEHLIPSTNIAESTVFYYKMKGDYYRYLAEFKAGNEKKEVADQSLKAYETASTTAESELQPTHPIRLGLALNFSVFYYEIMNSPERACHLAKQAFDDAVSDLDTLNEDSYKDSTLIMQLLRDNLTLWTSDIPEEGEDQKMESTTRGEDELGR; encoded by the exons ATGACTCAACCAGCCATGGCTACCTTCTCCAAGGAACGCGAGAACTTTGTCTATGTTGCCAAGTTAGCTGAACAAGCTGAACGCTATGatg AAATGGTGGATGCCATGAAGAAGGTGGCGAAGCTGGACGTTGAATTGAGTGTGGAAGAGAGGAACCTGTTCTCTGTTGGGTACAAGAATGTGGTGGGGTCACGGAGAGCTTCATGGAGGATCTTGTCATCGATAGAGCAGAAAGAGGAGTCAAAAGGGAATGAGTTGCATGTTAAGCGTATCAGGGATTACAGGAACAAGGTGGAGTTGGAGCTGTCCAACATTTGCAGTGACATTATGATAGTTTTAGATGAGCATCTTATTCCATCCACTAATATTGCGGAGTCCACGGTGTTTTATTATAAGAT GAAAGGAGACTATTACCGGTATTTGGCAGAATTCAAGGCTGGtaatgaaaagaaagaggtgGCAGATCAGTCACTTAAAGCATATGAG ACAGCTTCTACCACTGCTGAGAGTGAACTACAACCTACACATCCTATTCGTTTGGGTCTGGCTCTAAATTTCTCTGTGTTTTATTATGAGATAATGAATTCACCTGAAAG GGCCTGCCATCTTGCAAAGCAAGCCTTTGATGATGCTGTCTCAGACCTGGATACCCTGAATGAGGATTCTTACAAGGACAGTACCTTGATTATGCAGCTGTTGAGGGATAACCTTACTTTATGGACTTCTGATATCCCCGAAGAGGGTG AGGACCAAAAAATGGAAAGCACAACCAGGGGAGAAGATGAGTTAGGCCGCTAG